From a single Candoia aspera isolate rCanAsp1 chromosome 2, rCanAsp1.hap2, whole genome shotgun sequence genomic region:
- the FEM1C gene encoding protein fem-1 homolog C: MDLKTAVFNAARDGKLRLLTKLLANKTKEEVALLMSEKTNGATPLLMAARYGHLDMVEHLLEHCSASIEIGGSVNFDGETIEGAPPLWAASAAGHLKVVQSLLNHGASVNNTTLTNSTPLRAACFDGHLEIVKYLVEHKADLEVSNRHGHTCLMISCYKGHKEIAQYLLEKGADVNRKSVKGNTALHDCAESGSLEIMKMLLKYCAKMEKDGYGMTPLLSASVTGHTNIVDFLTQHVETSKAECINALELLGATFVDKKRDLLGALKYWKRAMDMRYSDRTNVLNKPVPQTLIMAYDYAKEVNNAEELENLIADPDEMRMQALLIRERILGPSHPDTSYYIRYRGAVYADSGNFKRCINLWKYALDMQQSNLDPLSPMTASSLLSFAELFSFMLQDRAKGLLGTTVTFDDLMSILCKSVLEIERAIKQTQCPPDQIQLNKALSIILHLICLLEKVPCSTEQDHFKKQTIYRFLKLHPRGKNNFSPLHLAVDKNTTCVGRYPVCKFPSLQVTAILVECGADVNARDSDDNSALHISALNNHPDIMNLLIKSGAHFDATNLHKQTAIDLLDEKEMAKNLIQPINHTTLQCLAARVIVNHCINYQGHIPEKLEKFVLLHR; this comes from the exons ATGGATCTTAAGACAGCCGTATTCAATGCAGCTCGTGATGGCAAGCTGCGACTCCTCACCAAATTGCTGGCGAATAAAACTAAAGAAGAGGTGGCCTTGCTGATGTCAGAAAAAACAAATGGTGCCACCCCCCTTCTAATGGCAGCCCGATATGGGCATCTTGACATGGTGGAACATCTACTGGAACATTGCAGTGCTTCTATTGAAATTGGTGGTTCTGTGAATTTTGATGGTGAGACTATTGAAGGTGCACCACCACTATGGGCAGCATCAGCAGCTGGTCATTTGAAAGTGGTCCAGTCTTTATTAAATCATGGAGCATCTGTCAACAATACCACTTTGACAAACTCAACACCTCTCAGAGCTGCCTGCTTTGATGGTCACCTAGAAATTGTAAAGTACCTTGTGGAACACAAAGCAGACTTGGAAGTGTCTAACCGTCATGGACATACATGTCTTATGATATCTTGCTACAAAGGACACAAAGAAATTGCTCAGTATTTACTCGAGAAAGGGGCTGATGTAAATAGAAAAAGTGTCAAAG gaaataCAGCATTGCATGACTGTGCAGAATCTGGTAGCCTGGAAATCATGAAGATGCTTCTGAAGTATTGTGCAAAGATGGAAAAAGATGGTTATGGAATGACTCCCCTTCTCTCTGCAAGTGTTACAGGCCACACAAACATAGTTGACTTTTTGACTCAGCATGTTGAGACAAGCAAAGCAGAATGTATCAATGCCCTGGAACTCTTAGGAGCCACATTTGTGGACAAAAAGAGAGATTTGCTCGGTGCTTTGAAGTACTGGAAAAGAGCTATGGATATGAGGTACAGTGATAGGACTAATGTTCTCAACAAACCTGTACCTCAAACGTTAATTATGGCCTATGATTATGCCAAGGAGGTGAATAATGCTGAAGAGTTAGAGAACCTAATTGCCGACCCTGATGAGATGAGAATGCAGGCATTGCTAATTAGAGAACGTATTCTTGGCCCTTCTCACCCAGATACATCCTACTATATTCGGTACAGGGGTGCTGTCTATGCAGATTCTGGAAACTTCAAACGATGTATCAATCTGTGGAAATATGCTTTGGACATGCAGCAGAGTAATTTGGATCCTCTGAGCCCTATGACTGCCAGCAGTCTTTTATCATTTGCTGAACTCTTTTCATTCATGTTGCAGGACAGGGCAAAAGGTCTACTGGGCACAACAGTTACATTTGATGATCTCATGAGTATACTGTGCAAAAGTGTCCTTGAAATAGAACGTGCTATCAAACAAACTCAGTGTCCACCTGACCAAATTCAGCTGAACAAAGCTCTTTCCatcattttgcatttaatttgcttgttggaaaaaGTTCCTTGTAGTACTGAACAAGACCATTTTAAGAAACAGACTATATATCGATTTCTTAAGTTACACCCTAGGGGAAAGAATAACTTTAGCCCACTCCACCTGGCTGTTGATAAGAACACAACTTGTGTGGGGCGCTACCCAGTTTGTAAATTTCCTTCTTTGCAAGTCACTGCTATATTAGTGGAATGTGGTGCTGATGTAAATGCTAGAGACTCTGATGACAACAGCGCTTTGCACATATCTGCACTGAACAACCATCCTGATATTATGAATCTTCTTATCAAGTCAGGTGCACATTTTGATGCAACAAACTTACATAAACAAACTGCTATTGACCTGCTGGATGAGAAGGAGATGGCAAAGAACTTGATCCAGCCCATCAACCATACTACACTGCAGTGTCTTGCTGCCCGTGTCATTGTGAATCACTGCATAAATTACCAAGGGCACATCCCAGAAAAACTTGAGAAATTTGTTTTGCTCCATAGATGA